In the genome of Acaryochloris sp. CCMEE 5410, the window GGCCTCAACTGAAGCCTTTGATCGGGGAGATAAGTTTGCCGATTATCAGACTCTTGAGAGTTTGCAAGAATACGTATTGATTAATCCCAGACGACAGCGAATCGAATGCTTTCGACGGAGTGAAGGCCAATGGGTTTTGGAGACTTACACTGCTACCAGTGAAACCTTCACATTGAGTAGCGTTAACTACGAAGGTGAAATGGCGGCGATCTACGAAGATGTGATCTTTGATCCGCCCATGGTTGAACCGCCTGATCGCTAAGTCAACAGAGCCAGCTAATCCTCTTCCTCAATTGCTAGGAACGGAGTCATGAAGATTTTCAAGTTCTGTGGTGTTGGGGATTGCTGCGTCATATGATAGATAGCCTGTGCGCTTTTGATCGAAACAATCATGACTCAGTCCTATCGAATTACGCTGTTGCCAGGAGACGGTATTGGCCCGGAAATTATGGCCGTAGCCGTCGATGTGCTCAAGGTTGTGGGGCAGCAGCAAAATTTGACTTTTGAATTTAATGAGGCATTGATTGGAGGGGCAGCGATTGATGCGGTAGAGAACCCGCTACCCAAACAAACTTTAGATGCCTGCAAGCAGAGTGATGCCGTGCTTTTGGCTGCGATTGGGGGCTATAAATGGGATACGATGCCCCGTCACCTCCGACCTGAAACTGGACTTTTGGGATTACGGGCAGGACTGGAACTGTTTGCTAACCTTAGGCCTGCTCAAATTTTGCCCCAGCTGATTGATGCATCCAGTCTCAAACCAGAGGTGGTTGAAGGCGTTGACATTATGGTGGTGCGGGAGCTGACAGGCGGCGTCTATTTCGGCTCACCCAAAGGGGTATTTAGCACCGAAACAGGTGAGCAACGCGGCGTCAATACAATGGCCTACACGGTGGCTGAGATTGATAGGATTGGTCGAGTCGCTTTTGAAACCGCCCAAAAACGGGGTGGCAAGCTCTGTTCAGTGGATAAAGCCAATGTATTAGAAGTGTCGCAACTGTGGCGCGATCGCATCACTGATCTCTCCTCTGAATATCCTGATGTAGAACTCTCTCATCTGTATGTAGATAACGCCGCCATGCAGCTGGTCCGCTGGCCCAAACAGTTTGACACTATCGTTACCAGTAATCTCTTTGGCGATATTCTCTCGGATATTGCCGCAATGCTTACCGGCAGTATTGGCATGTTGCCCTCGGCCAGTTTAGGTGCAGATGGCCCAGGAGTGTTTGAACCCGTCCATGGGTCTGCCCCAGATATTGCGGGTCAGGATAAGGCAAATCCTTTGGCTCAAGTGCTGAGTGTGGCGATGATGTTGCGCTACGGATTAGATCAGCCTTCAGCGGCGGATAAAGTTGAGTCTGCGGTGCTGACTTTGTTGGCTCAAGGCTATCGGACGGGGGATATTCAATCGCCAGGTACAACGGTCTTAGGTTGTAAGGCTATTGGAGAAACTCTGATCCAGATTTTGAATCAGAGTTAAACCCTCTTAACGGGCTTTCCTCAAGCGATCGCAACCCCAATACACAAAGATCGTCCATCTCCCATCATCAACTACAGTCAGCTGAACTCTCGCTATTATGGGTGAATAAACCAACGGGTAAGCGCACCCCAAGGATATTTAAGCGAGAACGATGCCCCTTGCTAAAAGTTATGCCTACTTCACCCCCGAAGACTATTTAGAAATTGAACGGGTGAGTCCCATTAAGCATGCATATTTGCAAGGGCAAATTGTGGCCATGGCAGGTGCGAGTTAAATTACCTCCGGCAGAGCCGGAGGCTTATCATTGTTAGCCCCTGAAAGGGGCCAGTGGATTAGCCCCAAAGGGGCACTCCTGTATCATCAACTCATCGGTAGGTTTAACTGC includes:
- the leuB gene encoding 3-isopropylmalate dehydrogenase, encoding MTQSYRITLLPGDGIGPEIMAVAVDVLKVVGQQQNLTFEFNEALIGGAAIDAVENPLPKQTLDACKQSDAVLLAAIGGYKWDTMPRHLRPETGLLGLRAGLELFANLRPAQILPQLIDASSLKPEVVEGVDIMVVRELTGGVYFGSPKGVFSTETGEQRGVNTMAYTVAEIDRIGRVAFETAQKRGGKLCSVDKANVLEVSQLWRDRITDLSSEYPDVELSHLYVDNAAMQLVRWPKQFDTIVTSNLFGDILSDIAAMLTGSIGMLPSASLGADGPGVFEPVHGSAPDIAGQDKANPLAQVLSVAMMLRYGLDQPSAADKVESAVLTLLAQGYRTGDIQSPGTTVLGCKAIGETLIQILNQS